In one Aedes aegypti strain LVP_AGWG unplaced genomic scaffold, AaegL5.0 Primary Assembly AGWG_AaegL5_hic_scaff_253_PBJ_arrow, whole genome shotgun sequence genomic region, the following are encoded:
- the LOC110681031 gene encoding serine hydroxymethyltransferase, mitochondrial-like, with the protein MSANIVRAGVAPLARSHGAPAMIGLRLRLDKHQHQRPAVSGSSTTTTAIISGTRHFGTTTISPSCAPSPQSTLPSSLKNRSFSDTKRSICSVSGVLNGVSLPKATKMSGNAKLLHENLWESDPELMDLIRKEKKRQVHGLEMIASENFTSLSVLQCLGSCLHNKYSEGLPGQR; encoded by the exons ATGTCGGCCAATATCGTACGTGCCGGAGTGGCACCTCTCGCTCGCTCTCATGGGGCACCTGCGATGATCGGCTTGCGTCTGCGTCTGGATAAACATCAACATCAGCGTCCAGCAGTAAGTGGATCCAGCACCACTACCACTGCAATCATCTCCGGAACGAGGCACTTTGGAACGACGACGATTTCACCATCCTGCGCGCCATCGCCACAGTCAACGCTTCCATCGTCCCTGAAGAATCGATCCTTTTCCGATACGAAGCGGTCTATCTGTTCTGTGTCCGGTGTCCTCAACGGTGTCAGCCTTCCGAAAGCCACAAAG ATGTCCGGCAATGCCAAGCTGCTGCACGAGAACCTCTGGGAGTCGGACCCGGAGCTGATGGACCTGATCCGGAAGGAGAAGAAACGCCAGGTGCACGGACTGGAGATGATCGCCAGTGAGAACTTCACCTCCCTCTCGGTGCTGCAGTGCCTGGGATCGTGCCTGCACAACAAGTACTCCGAGGGATTGCCCGGACAGAGGTGA